One Calditrichia bacterium DNA window includes the following coding sequences:
- a CDS encoding TonB family protein has protein sequence MNARNPMSPAGPGFRLAGFPKEFERSFWDSMDKRYYSILLVTFIVLYGIAFYAAFRDWSLSQDQLDAIKRRVIEKVYDVQLIVEEPLANQSIISGGSEASRQEEPVEEVSEKGRERVEQSQTERRERRRGTQQDAARRAREMQQQAGGTGILAIATGAGGSGSGQLAYQDVLGDLSGGAGGVSDIGDVVEGTSGIRPAAGSGERSQRGGKGSGRFDGEGTGIDDMLATGGAGGGGNFERRGDVSLSAENLNITSGSGSRDAESITAAINRQKNSVEYCYQKSARLNPNIRGRIDIEISIAENGRVIRATVINTTLGDADLEKCITRAIRIWRFDSGASGPVNVRVPFIF, from the coding sequence ATGAATGCAAGAAATCCAATGTCCCCCGCCGGCCCCGGTTTTCGGTTAGCGGGCTTCCCAAAAGAGTTTGAACGCAGTTTTTGGGATTCAATGGACAAACGCTATTACAGCATTTTACTAGTAACATTTATTGTGCTGTATGGTATTGCGTTTTATGCGGCTTTTCGAGACTGGAGTTTGAGTCAGGATCAATTGGATGCTATCAAACGTCGGGTAATCGAAAAGGTTTATGACGTTCAATTGATTGTAGAAGAGCCACTTGCTAACCAAAGTATTATAAGTGGTGGCAGTGAAGCTTCCCGTCAGGAAGAGCCTGTAGAAGAAGTTAGCGAAAAAGGGCGTGAACGGGTTGAACAATCTCAAACCGAACGTCGTGAACGTCGTCGCGGCACCCAGCAAGATGCTGCTCGCCGTGCCCGGGAAATGCAACAACAAGCCGGTGGAACCGGTATTCTTGCAATCGCAACAGGTGCCGGTGGTTCCGGTTCCGGTCAATTGGCTTACCAAGATGTGTTAGGCGATCTTTCCGGAGGTGCTGGCGGGGTTTCGGATATCGGTGATGTCGTCGAAGGAACATCAGGAATTCGCCCAGCAGCAGGCAGTGGGGAACGATCCCAGCGTGGTGGTAAAGGATCTGGACGATTCGACGGAGAAGGTACCGGGATTGATGACATGCTCGCAACAGGTGGTGCTGGCGGTGGCGGTAATTTCGAAAGACGTGGTGATGTTTCGCTTTCGGCAGAAAACCTGAATATTACCAGCGGTTCGGGATCACGCGACGCAGAGAGCATTACTGCGGCAATCAATCGTCAAAAGAATTCTGTTGAATATTGCTATCAAAAAAGTGCGCGTTTAAATCCGAACATCCGTGGACGAATCGATATCGAAATCAGTATCGCAGAAAATGGAAGGGTAATACGTGCCACCGTTATCAATACAACACTTGGCGACGCAGATCTTGAGAAATGTATAACTCGTGCCATCCGGATTTGGCGTTTCGATTCCGGGGCAAGTGGTCCTGTTAACGTAAGAGTGCCATTTATTTTCTAA
- a CDS encoding biopolymer transporter ExbD, translating to MAFAPSRSKKHKTIVHEELNLTSMMDAMTIILLFLLKTFSTSEAIVTPSSDMRLPYSLSVEEPHDELTVSVTRENILVANQRVMTISDLSPEETRIEPLFKELMRRANEAKRNERDFGIRFTNEVIVMADQDVSFQTLFKVIYTCGSSEFNKLRLLTIREK from the coding sequence ATGGCATTTGCACCATCGCGTTCCAAAAAGCACAAAACTATTGTGCATGAAGAACTGAACCTTACATCCATGATGGATGCCATGACCATCATCCTTTTGTTTTTGCTAAAGACATTTTCAACGTCTGAGGCGATTGTTACACCGTCTAGCGATATGCGTTTACCATACTCTTTAAGTGTGGAAGAGCCGCATGACGAACTAACTGTTTCGGTAACCAGAGAAAATATTTTGGTTGCCAATCAGCGAGTGATGACAATCTCAGACTTAAGCCCGGAAGAAACACGAATTGAGCCTTTGTTCAAAGAATTGATGCGTCGGGCAAATGAAGCAAAAAGAAATGAACGCGATTTTGGCATTCGCTTCACCAATGAAGTGATAGTAATGGCAGATCAGGATGTTTCCTTTCAGACGTTGTTTAAGGTGATTTACACATGTGGATCATCCGAATTCAACAAGTTGCGGTTATTAACAATACGCGAAAAATAA
- a CDS encoding biopolymer transporter ExbD, which produces MAYKPSLRSHNKISEIPLDIRPVMNLMVVLIPILLYSAEFVKLSIRELNLPPAASADQNGNNQQNANTEQEQRFSLTVIISKKGFYIGNSAGYLTGDAATQTEGDNREPTIPLKEDGSYDYGLLLSKLKEIKEKINGQGFIDEKSVIISAEADVAYKHIIKIIDYVTVYVDAEGNQQELFPQINIGQVI; this is translated from the coding sequence ATGGCTTATAAACCATCGTTACGATCGCATAACAAAATCTCGGAAATTCCACTGGACATTCGTCCGGTTATGAACCTGATGGTTGTGTTGATTCCAATTTTGCTATACAGTGCGGAATTTGTTAAGCTCTCAATTCGGGAGCTTAATTTACCGCCGGCAGCATCCGCTGATCAAAACGGAAACAATCAGCAAAACGCAAACACCGAACAGGAACAGCGTTTTAGCCTGACGGTCATCATTTCCAAAAAGGGATTTTATATCGGTAACAGCGCAGGCTACCTCACAGGAGATGCCGCTACCCAAACAGAAGGTGACAACCGGGAACCTACCATTCCTTTGAAGGAAGACGGCAGTTACGATTATGGTTTGCTGTTGAGTAAGCTTAAGGAAATAAAAGAGAAAATAAATGGTCAGGGATTTATTGATGAAAAAAGCGTCATAATTTCTGCGGAAGCGGATGTCGCTTATAAACACATCATCAAAATTATTGACTACGTTACGGTTTATGTTGATGCGGAAGGCAATCAGCAGGAGCTTTTTCCGCAAATCAATATAGGTCAGGTTATTTAG
- a CDS encoding MotA/TolQ/ExbB proton channel family protein → MGSQFWSEFFRSFNPGSEGFVFMWLILVFLIIAISIAVERIYYVMVRSNVNSDKFMMEIRKYVTSGNIKRAIELCEAGKQKALPYVVLAGLKKVAESDSLDFRSIQNAVDEGTLEVIPRLQRRTNYLSMIANVATLTGLMGTIYGLIIAFASVGNADIPEDQKTRLLAAGISTAMNTTIFGLAVAIPTIVLYNVIQNKTAQIIDDMDEHLVKLINLITGSR, encoded by the coding sequence ATGGGTAGCCAGTTTTGGAGTGAATTTTTTCGATCCTTCAACCCCGGTTCCGAGGGCTTTGTTTTCATGTGGTTGATTCTGGTCTTTCTTATAATTGCCATATCCATCGCAGTTGAACGTATTTATTATGTGATGGTAAGATCGAATGTGAATTCCGACAAATTTATGATGGAAATTCGCAAATATGTAACCAGTGGCAATATCAAGCGCGCAATTGAACTTTGCGAAGCAGGTAAACAAAAAGCATTGCCTTATGTAGTTTTGGCAGGGTTAAAGAAAGTTGCAGAAAGCGACAGTCTGGATTTTCGTTCTATCCAGAATGCTGTAGACGAAGGTACTTTAGAAGTGATTCCGCGCCTGCAAAGACGCACCAATTATCTGTCGATGATTGCAAACGTTGCGACTTTGACGGGTTTGATGGGTACGATCTACGGTCTGATCATTGCATTTGCCTCTGTCGGTAATGCTGATATTCCGGAAGATCAAAAAACAAGATTGTTGGCAGCTGGTATTTCTACGGCTATGAATACCACAATCTTTGGTCTGGCAGTTGCCATTCCTACAATCGTGCTGTATAATGTTATTCAGAACAAAACAGCACAGATTATCGACGATATGGACGAGCATCTGGTAAAATTGATCAACCTGATTACTGGCAGTCGCTAA
- a CDS encoding tetratricopeptide repeat protein, with protein sequence MLRSQERIRDRGIDVTQEFLDVTAEENSNQDKILVRIAEYYIEEAQLDLERRIENDFEPALKEYETQLAAFERGDIPVEPTVPQEPRIDYSRAIELYDLVINNFPNSELIDDSYYNKAFLLKKMGEEDTAGQIFQRVIDEYPESEFAPEAYMNLAERFFAPQPDDSKAETVVKLNKAIQLYKNVLQYKDSPRYDEALYKLGWSYYRLAGENPENYTDAIVYFTAVVQDIQKFKEIDKTGELIRANVEPEALEFVAASFVDQQYANNGVNNARKFVERLGTPEYGIKVMENLGDRYAKITRWDESINAYNSLLDMYPSYKFAPSIQKKVADAYVASTEPIAAFDERAKLFDTYGPNTAWYKQLESTDSPDRIDALDEAYSITEEALRTNITFLYGIAELSDGDSLTTSSDSRQKYAQFVDLCQTYLQNYPTDENAYDINWSMAFVMDTKLGRLEESFTEYIRVSNDYLETDHQLDAAINAITVADSLVTLSRAIQTMSDNNDEQLANRQVQDLSKEEKMLAEAFDNYIKLFPDSPRTPEILASAGQLYYAHKKYALARKYYKTMVTKFPESQQKNIGLVSLMNSYFFLGQYQDAEIVAKKILVTEEIPESQVELAKSRIGESIFKNGERLEQENSYLEAAKEYRRVFEDAAAYVDFVDNALFRSARNFEQVGEWQQAIETYNLLIENYPNSKQVLASLGNIAADYKEIEDFSNVARTNERVFQTFPGTPEAENALFNASIFYAKAEAWADGVRTNNLYIQTYPSNPESKDLLFENARFYLKMDDLENANSIYEEFATRYPNDPKTIEAYYNRGEYYFDQNQIELAKIEFNKAIQRSEELKRTGQDPNLYFAAESNYKLGQILNTEYRAIKLGYPQEQLRAQLQQKRDRLGEVEQAFAKVVQSGSIRGFEAMYRIAEAYEELANSITEQEFPPNMTTEERLVQETQVFRAAVPAYEESVNRYKNVMVNIPVLAEKLDISLDSLPAEPVLPEPVVEDTSVVVQKEVEVDSSRQVALRWYGKTKEKISSIQFTVAERAADFIDEYLRVENPNQGMLSLVYDDQVLKTLVAPQVQVTIDAHLKNIAVANELGLENQYVKESRRKVLLTRGVLGDQYGDLTFEALEMYKSSLPNLENLIEQGESAVDDQGRDYYAYQDEYLMQIIYNSIDYAKIALAQYRNTITLAEENQINNDTRATIEQDMFNFAYEAGQTMLDLAESAQQKGDVFLERFDSTSNANFQLGSIFYGDQYYELSGNARNIFAAAYDISKETGTENIWTQLILANLVKLDPGTYLADMPREEKTLSSDVSWKASSRYTTGWNLLNFDDSGWNSAKDNGLPPTMIFQKFDSLGVSPTAIWVASIESGAGTGALQNPLNMQDRSMDDAMEEVLIDTSGERQHSPDSLAKSAISNMENLAIDAGVSIEPDTLTAYFRKKINFGSKPVGGFIAITGDNGYRLYLNDVYITGVDSSGFQKVEIVNFDTYSEFLQDGTNLFAVSVTDVDGPPRRGLRLYFVAEMLPGEISNVLENIRSKMGEQDVPAEQLKKVNTLNKNRITN encoded by the coding sequence TTGTTGCGTTCTCAAGAACGAATTCGGGACAGGGGCATTGATGTAACGCAAGAATTTCTTGATGTTACGGCTGAAGAAAACAGTAATCAGGATAAAATTCTAGTCCGGATCGCTGAATATTATATTGAGGAAGCCCAGCTTGATCTCGAACGGCGAATTGAAAACGATTTTGAGCCTGCGTTAAAGGAATATGAAACGCAGTTAGCCGCATTTGAGCGCGGTGATATTCCGGTTGAGCCAACAGTTCCTCAGGAACCACGAATCGACTATTCTCGGGCGATTGAGCTTTATGACTTGGTTATCAATAATTTTCCCAACTCGGAATTGATTGATGACAGTTATTACAACAAAGCATTTCTGCTGAAGAAAATGGGAGAAGAAGACACTGCCGGACAAATATTTCAGCGTGTTATCGATGAATATCCCGAAAGCGAATTTGCTCCCGAAGCTTACATGAATTTGGCTGAACGGTTTTTCGCACCGCAGCCGGACGATTCAAAGGCAGAAACGGTTGTTAAACTGAACAAAGCCATTCAGCTCTATAAAAATGTGCTTCAGTACAAAGATTCACCGAGATACGATGAAGCGCTTTATAAGCTTGGATGGAGTTATTATCGTTTAGCCGGAGAAAACCCGGAAAATTATACCGATGCAATTGTTTATTTTACGGCAGTTGTTCAGGATATTCAGAAATTTAAAGAGATTGACAAAACCGGCGAGTTAATCCGCGCGAATGTTGAACCCGAAGCGCTGGAGTTTGTTGCAGCATCTTTTGTGGATCAACAATATGCTAATAATGGTGTTAATAACGCTCGCAAGTTTGTCGAAAGACTCGGCACGCCTGAATACGGCATCAAAGTCATGGAAAATCTCGGTGACAGGTATGCGAAAATTACCCGCTGGGATGAATCAATCAATGCATATAATTCGCTGTTGGATATGTATCCCAGCTATAAATTTGCGCCAAGTATACAAAAAAAGGTAGCTGATGCCTATGTTGCCTCAACAGAGCCGATCGCAGCATTTGATGAACGCGCAAAATTGTTTGATACTTATGGTCCGAATACAGCATGGTACAAACAGCTTGAAAGCACCGATTCGCCGGATCGCATCGACGCACTTGATGAGGCGTATAGCATTACTGAAGAAGCGCTGAGAACAAATATCACATTTTTGTATGGTATTGCGGAATTGTCCGATGGAGATTCATTGACTACCTCAAGCGATTCACGGCAAAAATATGCGCAATTTGTTGATTTGTGCCAGACCTATCTCCAAAATTATCCGACAGACGAAAATGCCTACGACATAAATTGGTCTATGGCTTTCGTAATGGATACAAAACTGGGACGATTGGAAGAATCATTCACAGAATATATTCGTGTCAGTAACGATTATCTGGAAACTGATCACCAATTGGATGCAGCGATTAACGCAATAACCGTCGCAGATTCGTTGGTAACACTTAGCCGGGCAATTCAAACGATGTCCGACAATAATGATGAGCAGCTTGCCAACCGCCAGGTTCAGGATTTGAGCAAAGAAGAAAAAATGCTGGCGGAAGCATTTGACAACTACATCAAATTGTTCCCGGATTCTCCGCGAACCCCGGAAATTTTGGCATCTGCCGGTCAGCTATACTATGCCCATAAAAAATATGCACTTGCGCGTAAATATTACAAGACAATGGTCACCAAATTTCCGGAATCCCAACAGAAGAATATTGGTCTCGTTTCGCTGATGAACAGCTACTTTTTCCTGGGGCAATATCAGGATGCCGAAATTGTTGCGAAGAAAATTCTGGTGACGGAAGAAATCCCGGAAAGCCAGGTTGAACTGGCCAAAAGCCGTATCGGTGAATCGATATTTAAAAATGGTGAACGGTTAGAGCAGGAAAACAGCTATCTGGAAGCGGCGAAAGAATATCGCCGGGTTTTTGAAGATGCGGCAGCATATGTGGATTTTGTTGATAATGCATTGTTCCGCAGCGCCCGCAATTTCGAGCAGGTAGGGGAGTGGCAACAAGCCATTGAAACCTACAATCTGTTAATTGAAAATTATCCGAATTCCAAACAGGTGTTGGCATCGTTGGGTAATATTGCGGCTGATTATAAAGAAATTGAAGATTTTTCAAATGTTGCCCGGACCAATGAACGGGTATTTCAAACGTTCCCGGGTACACCGGAAGCAGAAAATGCTTTGTTTAATGCGAGCATTTTTTACGCAAAAGCGGAAGCGTGGGCAGATGGTGTTCGGACGAACAATCTGTATATTCAAACGTATCCGAGCAACCCGGAATCCAAAGATTTATTATTTGAAAACGCTAGATTTTATCTGAAAATGGATGATCTGGAAAATGCAAATAGCATTTATGAAGAATTTGCGACGCGTTACCCGAATGACCCAAAAACCATCGAAGCTTATTACAATCGTGGTGAATATTACTTCGATCAAAATCAGATTGAATTGGCTAAAATTGAATTTAACAAAGCGATTCAGCGCAGTGAAGAATTGAAGCGGACGGGTCAAGATCCCAACTTATATTTTGCTGCAGAATCCAATTATAAATTGGGACAAATTCTGAACACGGAATATAGAGCGATCAAGTTGGGTTATCCGCAAGAACAGCTTCGGGCGCAATTACAACAAAAACGGGATCGTCTTGGAGAAGTTGAACAGGCATTTGCGAAAGTTGTTCAATCCGGCTCGATTCGCGGTTTTGAAGCGATGTATCGAATTGCAGAAGCATATGAAGAACTGGCGAATTCTATCACAGAACAAGAATTTCCGCCAAACATGACGACAGAAGAACGACTGGTTCAGGAAACCCAGGTATTTCGGGCTGCTGTTCCGGCATATGAAGAATCTGTCAATCGCTATAAAAATGTAATGGTTAATATCCCAGTGCTTGCAGAAAAGCTCGATATTTCACTGGATAGCTTGCCTGCCGAACCTGTATTGCCAGAACCTGTTGTTGAAGATACTTCAGTTGTGGTACAGAAGGAAGTTGAAGTTGATAGCAGCCGCCAGGTCGCGCTTCGCTGGTATGGTAAAACCAAAGAAAAAATATCGTCGATTCAATTTACCGTTGCCGAACGTGCAGCAGATTTTATTGACGAATATCTCCGTGTTGAAAATCCCAATCAGGGCATGTTGTCCTTGGTTTACGATGATCAGGTGTTGAAAACGCTTGTCGCGCCGCAAGTTCAGGTTACAATCGATGCGCATTTGAAAAATATTGCAGTAGCAAATGAATTAGGGCTTGAAAACCAATATGTAAAAGAATCTCGTCGGAAGGTGTTGTTAACCCGCGGGGTTTTGGGTGATCAATATGGCGATCTGACATTCGAAGCATTGGAAATGTATAAGAGCTCGCTGCCAAACCTGGAAAATCTGATTGAACAAGGTGAATCGGCTGTTGACGATCAAGGTCGTGATTATTACGCATATCAAGATGAATATTTGATGCAAATCATATATAATTCAATAGATTATGCTAAAATTGCTCTTGCACAATATCGCAATACCATAACCCTTGCGGAAGAAAATCAGATTAACAACGACACTCGGGCAACAATCGAACAGGATATGTTTAACTTTGCATATGAAGCTGGTCAAACCATGCTAGATTTAGCCGAAAGTGCTCAACAAAAAGGTGATGTTTTTCTGGAACGATTTGACTCTACTTCAAACGCTAATTTTCAACTCGGTAGCATCTTTTACGGTGATCAGTATTATGAACTTTCCGGAAATGCTAGAAATATTTTTGCAGCAGCATATGATATCAGCAAAGAAACAGGAACGGAAAATATCTGGACGCAGTTGATTTTGGCGAACTTGGTTAAACTCGATCCTGGAACTTATCTTGCGGATATGCCCAGAGAGGAAAAAACACTTTCCAGCGATGTCAGTTGGAAAGCTTCTTCCCGATATACAACGGGTTGGAACCTGTTAAACTTCGACGACTCCGGCTGGAATTCTGCAAAAGATAACGGCTTACCGCCGACAATGATTTTCCAGAAATTTGACTCGCTGGGCGTCTCGCCTACGGCAATTTGGGTTGCATCCATAGAAAGCGGCGCCGGAACCGGAGCATTACAAAATCCGCTGAATATGCAGGACCGCTCGATGGACGATGCAATGGAAGAAGTGCTCATCGATACATCCGGTGAGCGCCAACATTCACCCGATTCTCTGGCAAAATCTGCAATTTCGAACATGGAAAATTTGGCGATCGATGCTGGTGTTTCGATAGAACCTGACACACTAACGGCCTATTTCCGTAAAAAAATCAACTTTGGTTCCAAACCGGTTGGCGGATTTATCGCTATCACCGGGGACAATGGTTATCGTTTATATCTTAACGATGTCTACATCACCGGGGTCGATTCATCCGGTTTCCAAAAGGTCGAAATTGTTAACTTTGATACCTATTCTGAATTTTTACAAGATGGTACAAACTTGTTTGCCGTATCTGTGACAGATGTTGACGGACCACCTCGCCGGGGATTACGTCTTTACTTTGTTGCAGAAATGTTACCCGGTGAAATTTCCAACGTTCTGGAAAATATCCGTTCTAAAATGGGTGAGCAGGATGTTCCTGCTGAGCAGTTGAAAAAAGTAAATACATTGAACAAAAACCGAATTACGAATTGA
- a CDS encoding tetratricopeptide repeat protein gives MRRMVLLIVVICFQFSTILAQDTQTDPAALKELINKTADLELQAAVTNYTYDLFLQQGEGRIGDEKFLISLMELINQEMAFRLKDPKEARQRYFDSLEQKLNDLYEFQQRLHRAGIRDLDNFSNELSSRIKQTIEDGVIDFEKKKVFEDALQMLYVSEEMIKLDQLQSNPQLVQQLNQSRDELMAAFGDVAAGDTQNLPINKMPTIYDLFVSWKQTEEVQYERRLVDVKLIRQNFINNSTREDILRMFNRELDLAYTMFNYGDFVLADLLLSDILETYPQHGFENLDDLYYYLAESRFANDQLLHARDAYLTLIKEYPGSAFAPNAYHRLVQLSYSLKNFADVIEYGSFSQTVSSIDDPSFVDVPFLLAMSYYELNENNKAIDIWMNMPVTSPYFQISRYFMGNASIEAGQIEQGIQTFQSIVNDNSSPAHLRNRAYYKLGLTEYQQKNYDAAINYLNLVALNFERYDKILNALAWSYLEKERSKNIGETRDFSQARAYANRLLAEYYASPYRMEATGLLAYINQIMEEPTTAISMYREMYQEKQNKRPIDEYLNEQEQLQALLLQAEGMKEKALRHNDREAYLKASTVADRLQKEIQDQDLAESSPAGTAMYREAETVVRQIKEANQLRLMAEESGNTAVVERLDSLQVRLTAVLESFPPEIYNPSGFVNYFDDFPVGKYVAEKQHQYDLMLEQYDAINSELGRIDSLVSVTDNRIATAKSERNFAKVSQLEMKRRNLVQLRKRYDELFVAVNESDVAPNPYPEFDRWGDLGAFGIISVYFDQKRAMQGELTQVSSVLDEVNQSIDQRKQVIEDKIKKIEAEIRLMTMRARMEERARLRAERERAFKESYFDTRESEASEDENNPQQ, from the coding sequence ATGAGGCGAATGGTTCTTCTAATCGTAGTAATTTGTTTCCAATTCTCCACTATCCTCGCCCAAGATACTCAAACAGACCCCGCAGCATTGAAAGAGTTAATTAATAAAACGGCAGATCTGGAACTCCAGGCTGCCGTTACTAATTATACGTACGATCTCTTTCTGCAGCAGGGTGAAGGGCGGATAGGTGATGAAAAATTTCTGATTAGCCTGATGGAGCTAATCAACCAGGAAATGGCATTCCGTCTGAAAGATCCTAAAGAAGCTCGACAGCGCTATTTTGATAGCCTTGAACAAAAACTGAACGATCTTTATGAGTTTCAGCAGCGCTTGCATCGTGCCGGAATACGGGATTTGGATAACTTTTCCAATGAGTTGTCTTCTCGAATCAAACAAACCATTGAAGATGGTGTTATTGATTTCGAGAAGAAAAAAGTATTTGAGGATGCGCTTCAAATGCTTTATGTCTCTGAGGAAATGATCAAGCTGGATCAATTGCAGTCAAATCCCCAACTGGTTCAACAATTGAATCAATCGCGGGATGAATTAATGGCTGCTTTTGGTGATGTAGCTGCGGGTGATACGCAAAATCTACCCATCAATAAAATGCCGACGATTTATGATCTTTTTGTATCTTGGAAACAAACGGAAGAAGTGCAGTATGAACGCCGTTTGGTAGACGTAAAGCTGATCCGGCAGAATTTTATCAATAATTCCACGAGAGAAGATATCTTGCGTATGTTCAATCGGGAATTGGATTTAGCATACACAATGTTCAATTACGGCGACTTTGTTTTAGCTGATCTGTTGTTGAGCGATATTCTTGAAACATATCCACAACACGGATTTGAAAATTTGGATGATTTGTATTACTACCTCGCTGAAAGCCGGTTTGCAAATGACCAGCTTTTGCATGCCCGTGATGCTTATTTAACCTTGATTAAAGAATATCCAGGATCTGCCTTTGCTCCGAATGCTTATCACAGACTGGTTCAACTCAGCTACAGCCTGAAGAACTTTGCCGATGTAATCGAATATGGCTCATTTAGCCAAACCGTTTCATCAATCGACGACCCATCTTTTGTTGATGTGCCATTTTTGTTAGCGATGTCCTATTACGAGCTAAACGAAAATAACAAAGCCATTGACATTTGGATGAATATGCCGGTCACCAGCCCTTATTTTCAGATTTCCCGTTATTTTATGGGAAATGCATCTATAGAAGCCGGGCAAATTGAGCAAGGGATCCAGACATTTCAGAGTATTGTTAATGATAACAGCAGCCCGGCACATTTGCGGAATCGCGCATATTACAAACTCGGATTAACTGAATATCAGCAAAAAAATTACGATGCTGCGATAAACTACCTTAATTTGGTTGCCTTGAATTTTGAGCGGTATGATAAAATTTTAAATGCGTTGGCCTGGAGCTATCTTGAAAAAGAACGTTCCAAAAATATAGGTGAAACGCGTGATTTCAGTCAAGCACGTGCTTATGCGAATCGCTTACTTGCTGAATATTACGCATCACCCTATCGCATGGAAGCAACCGGATTATTGGCTTACATCAATCAAATCATGGAAGAGCCGACAACTGCGATCAGTATGTATCGCGAAATGTATCAGGAAAAACAGAATAAACGCCCGATTGATGAGTATCTGAATGAGCAGGAACAGTTGCAGGCATTGCTGCTTCAGGCCGAAGGCATGAAAGAAAAAGCACTGCGTCATAATGATAGAGAAGCTTATCTGAAAGCCTCAACAGTCGCGGATCGACTACAAAAAGAAATACAGGATCAGGATCTGGCGGAATCCAGCCCTGCGGGTACAGCGATGTATCGTGAGGCTGAAACAGTTGTTCGCCAAATCAAAGAAGCTAACCAGCTTCGGTTGATGGCAGAAGAGTCCGGCAATACTGCTGTTGTTGAAAGATTGGACAGTCTGCAGGTGCGTTTAACAGCTGTGCTCGAATCTTTCCCGCCGGAAATTTACAACCCGAGTGGTTTTGTGAATTATTTTGATGATTTTCCGGTCGGAAAATATGTTGCTGAAAAGCAGCATCAATATGATCTGATGCTGGAGCAATATGACGCAATCAACAGTGAATTGGGTCGAATCGATAGTTTGGTGAGCGTTACGGATAATCGTATCGCAACCGCAAAATCCGAACGGAACTTCGCGAAGGTTAGTCAACTGGAAATGAAGCGTCGCAATTTGGTTCAGTTACGCAAAAGGTATGACGAGTTATTCGTTGCAGTAAATGAATCTGACGTTGCACCAAATCCTTATCCCGAATTTGATCGCTGGGGCGATTTGGGTGCCTTTGGTATTATCAGTGTTTACTTCGATCAAAAACGGGCTATGCAGGGTGAATTGACTCAAGTATCATCCGTATTGGACGAGGTTAACCAGTCGATCGATCAGAGAAAACAGGTTATCGAAGATAAAATTAAGAAAATTGAAGCTGAAATCCGATTAATGACCATGCGTGCCCGTATGGAAGAACGTGCCCGGCTTCGTGCAGAGCGCGAGCGTGCATTCAAGGAAAGTTATTTCGATACCAGAGAATCTGAAGCATCAGAAGATGAGAACAACCCACAGCAGTAG
- a CDS encoding F0F1 ATP synthase subunit epsilon, with protein MAEKFINIELATPSHKENIGQAKSCSAPGVMGRFQVLPNHSSMVSELGVGEVKIDLPDKTQYYAVSGGFLEVLNNRLLLLLETAEEAQSIDISRAERSRDRARQRLQNRKEKIDVHRAETALARALNRLRIAEKVRH; from the coding sequence ATGGCTGAAAAGTTTATCAATATCGAATTAGCCACGCCAAGTCACAAGGAGAATATCGGGCAGGCAAAAAGCTGCTCTGCTCCTGGGGTGATGGGGCGTTTCCAGGTTTTGCCGAACCATTCATCTATGGTCAGCGAACTTGGAGTCGGTGAAGTGAAAATAGATTTACCGGATAAAACTCAATACTACGCAGTTAGCGGTGGTTTTTTAGAGGTGCTAAATAATCGGTTGCTACTTTTGCTGGAAACAGCGGAAGAGGCACAGAGCATTGACATCAGTCGTGCTGAACGTTCGAGAGACAGGGCACGGCAGCGGTTGCAAAACCGGAAAGAAAAAATTGATGTTCATCGTGCCGAGACAGCCCTTGCCAGGGCACTCAACCGATTACGAATCGCCGAAAAAGTCCGCCACTAA